One region of Sebastes fasciatus isolate fSebFas1 chromosome 1, fSebFas1.pri, whole genome shotgun sequence genomic DNA includes:
- the LOC141773650 gene encoding somatomedin-B and thrombospondin type-1 domain-containing protein: MPVSSSSSSCVSLVCLLVSLFLVGPVSSGCRDAGLCCSGRDPACISRGWRSDRSYGTCYCDQACVSTLDCCHDYETACPALSCVVSEWTQWSGCAEQCRATVRRRSREILQEPLNAGKPCPHLEEHAGCAEYWSQQGNCHNPLVPALIITGGYGNARKKRDIPDGSDIIGYCVQFQLASLTKGCQQSSGPHTQWMQHLREGHRVCVECQPPALAAGQTHCAGDGEENGEGRRQSLQWQAVGNPRCRGVWRRVGRLEACSCPTAHSFLFI; encoded by the exons ATGccagtgagcagcagcagcagcagctgtgtctCTCTGGTTTGTCTCCTAGTGTCTCTGTTCCTGGTAGGTCCGGTCTCATCGGGCTGTCGGGATGCAGGTCTGTGCTGCTCCGGCCGGGACCCGGCATGCATCAGCAGAGGATGGAGGTCTGACCGCTCCTATGGGACCTGCTACTGCGACCAGGCCTGTGTGTCCACCCTGGACTGCTGCCACGACTATGAGACAGCCTGCCCAG CGCTGTCCTGTGTGGTGAGCGAGTGGACGCAGTGGTCAGGCTGTGCCGAGCAATGCAGGGCCACAGTCCGCAGGCGGAGCAGGGAGATCCTGCAGGAGCCGCTCAACGCAGGCAAACCCTGCCCCCATCTGGAGGAGCACGCCGGCTGCGCAGAGTACTGGTCCCAGCAAGGGAACTGTCACAACCCACTGG TGCCAGCGCTGATTATCACGGGTGGCTATGGCAACGCCAGGAAGAAAAGAGACATCCCCGACGGCAGCGACATTATAGG GTATTGTGTCCAGTTTCAGTTGGCCTCTCTGACAAAAGGATGCCAGCAGAGTTCGGGCCCACACACCCAGTGGATGCAGCACCTGAGGGAGGGCCACCGCGTGTGTGTCGAGTGCCAGCCGCCCGCTCTCGCCGCTGGACAGACACACTGTGCCGGAGACGGAGAGGAAAACGGCGAGGGCAG AAGACAGTCTCTCCAGTGGCAGGCGGTGGGAAACCCTCGATGCAGGGGTGTGTGGAGGCGTGTTGGGAGGCTGGAGGCCTGTTCCTGCCCAACAGCCCACAGCTTCCTCTTCATCTaa